The Methanoculleus sp. SDB sequence TCCGTTGCAGGATCCATATATTTCATCAGAATCTTGCTGGATGCACCTTTTTTCAGGGTAAGCTTGCCGTCAACCGTTATCTCCGACATCATCAGAACATGGGGTCTGTCTGTCCGTATCGCCATGAATGGTCCTTCTCACATGATATTTCGGCTGATTATTTAAAGAAGTACCCCCGGATGAGAGAGCGCACCCCGAAAAAACACCCCGGCTGGATATAAAACCGGAAAATGACAGCACGGCGGAAAGGATATATGCCCCATGCAGAAAGGAAGAATTATAGAGTCAGGTATCATCAGGAATATGGAGGAAGAATGAACATTACGGCGTTACGGCCACGGCTGGTGGCAAGATTAAAGCCGCTGGCGGACGTTTTCATCAGGCTCGGCCTGACGCCAAACCAGATATCGCTCCTCTCCCTGATTCTCGGGTTTGCCTGCGCATACTTTTTTTTTCACCGTGCGTTTGGCATCGGAAGCCTGATGCTCCTTCTTTCGGGCATTCTCGATCTCATTGACGGCACGGTGGCACGCCAGCAGGACACCGAAAGCGATTTCGGGGCGGTTATCGACTGGATTGTCGATAAATACGTTGATGCGATCGCCCTCCTCGGCATCGGCCTCTCCGGCATCCCCATCGTAAGTGCGGTTGTCACGCTCACGCCGGATACCGCACCCATCGTGGATTTCGCCTGTATCACCATTGCAATCGTCGGATCGATGATGAATACCTTCATCAAACCGGTGGTCTATGCCGAGGTCGGCTACCATGAACGAAAAAACGGAAAGATCAACGATCCCCTCGAGGGGATCGGATTCTTCGGAAGGCCGGAAACACTCATCGTACTGATACTCGGCGGCCTTTCGGGGTTTATCTGGCTTTCTGTCCTTATCGTCGCGGTCTGCACTAATCTTTCCGCAATCCAGCGGATTGCCTACCTCTATCGAAGGCTATCCTGATCTCGTCGCGATAGACCGAAATCAGATCGTCCGCAAACTCTCCGAGTGCCGGGATGAGGAGAAACATCGCGTAGGCGATCCCGATGAGGATTCCGAGTGCGAGGAGTTCACAGATCACGTTATGAGCCCAGAAAAAGCTCTCATAGCCGTATTCTCCGTTTGAAGCGATTTCAGGAAGAAACGGGAACCACTGCCCGGTGTACCCCATGATTACGAAGACATTCCTGAATATGTTGAGGATGTAGATTACCGGCACGACCAGCAGGAATGCAGCAACTTTCTGCCGCGTTGTTGTCGGCACGGCACCCGCCACGCCGAGCATAATGGCAATGCTCTGTATACCGGTGCATGCGAGGATTATCTCGACGCGGAATGCGTCGTGCATGACCGTATTCCATGCCACCAGCTCCACGGGGAAGCTGAGGGCGGTGAGCACCCACGCAACCTGCCCGATCACGGCCGAGATCAGCAGATCCCCGGGCGGCCCGATATAGGCAAACGGGGCGAATATCAGGAATGCGATTGCCGCGGCACGTGAAAGCTGCATTACGGTGCCGTTGCGTGCACGAAGATGCTTTATGGTTATTGCAAGAAACGGAAGGGAAAGCAGGGTAATTGCAGGATAGATAAAGTTATTTTCCGCGAAATACACCGGCAGCTGCGAGAAGAGGTATGCCGTAATACCCGTCCATCCGAGGATGGCATAGTACTGGTTCCGCGATCCCGGAAGGAGAAATGCAAAAAACGCAATGCTCGCAATGAGAACGAGATAACCTTCCATTAT is a genomic window containing:
- a CDS encoding CDP-alcohol phosphatidyltransferase translates to MNITALRPRLVARLKPLADVFIRLGLTPNQISLLSLILGFACAYFFFHRAFGIGSLMLLLSGILDLIDGTVARQQDTESDFGAVIDWIVDKYVDAIALLGIGLSGIPIVSAVVTLTPDTAPIVDFACITIAIVGSMMNTFIKPVVYAEVGYHERKNGKINDPLEGIGFFGRPETLIVLILGGLSGFIWLSVLIVAVCTNLSAIQRIAYLYRRLS
- a CDS encoding archaeosortase A, with the translated sequence MEGYLVLIASIAFFAFLLPGSRNQYYAILGWTGITAYLFSQLPVYFAENNFIYPAITLLSLPFLAITIKHLRARNGTVMQLSRAAAIAFLIFAPFAYIGPPGDLLISAVIGQVAWVLTALSFPVELVAWNTVMHDAFRVEIILACTGIQSIAIMLGVAGAVPTTTRQKVAAFLLVVPVIYILNIFRNVFVIMGYTGQWFPFLPEIASNGEYGYESFFWAHNVICELLALGILIGIAYAMFLLIPALGEFADDLISVYRDEIRIAFDRGRQSAGLRKD